A stretch of the Pan paniscus chromosome 2, NHGRI_mPanPan1-v2.0_pri, whole genome shotgun sequence genome encodes the following:
- the MANF gene encoding mesencephalic astrocyte-derived neurotrophic factor produces the protein MRRMWATQGLAVALALSVLPGSRSLRPGDCEVCISYLGRFYQDLKDRDVTFSPATIENELIKFCREARGKENRLCYYIGATDDAATKIINEVSKPLAHHIPVEKICEKLKKKDSQICELKYDKQIDLSTVDLKKLRVKELKKILDDWGETCKGCAEKSDYIRKINELMPKYAPKAASARTDL, from the exons atgaggaggatgtGGGCCACGCAGGGGCTGGCGGTGGCGCTGGCTCTGAGCGTGCTGCCGGGCAGCCGGTCGCTGCGGCCGGGCGACTGCGAAG TTTGTATTTCTTATCTGGGAAGATTTTACCAGGACCTCAAAGACAGAGATGTCACATTCTCACCAGCCACTATTGAAAACGAACTTATAAAGTTCTGCCGGGAAGCAAGAGGCAAAGAGAATCGGTTG TGCTACTATATCGGGGCCACAGATGATGCAGCCACCAAAATCATCAATGAGGTATCAAAGCCTCTGGCCCACCACATCCCTGTGGAGAAGATCTGTGAGAAGCTTAAGAAGAAGGACAGCCAGATATGTGAGCTAAAATATG ACAAGCAGATCGACCTGAGCACAGTGGACCTGAAGAAGCTCCGAGTTAAAGAGCTGAAGAAGATTCTGGATGACTGGGGGGAGACATGCAAAGGCTGTGCAGAAAAGTCTGACTACATCCGGAAGATAAATGAACTGATGCCTAAATATGCCCCCAAGGCAGCCAGTGCACGGACCGATTTGTAG
- the RBM15B gene encoding putative RNA-binding protein 15B gives MKRQSERDSSPSGRGSSSSAKRPREREREAEAGGRRAAHKASGGAKHPVPARARDKPRGSGSGGVGHRDGRGTGDANHRASSGRSSGSGAGGGGRGGKASGDPGASGMSPRASPLPPPPPPPGAEPACPGSSAAAPEYKTLLISSLSPALPAEHLEDRLFHQFKRFGEISLRLSHTPELGRVAYVNFRHPQDAREARQHALARQLLLYDRPLKVEPVYLRGGGGSSRRSSSSSAAASTPPPGPPAPADPLGYLPLHGGYQYKQRSLSPVAAPPLREPRARHAAAAFALDAAAAAAVGLSRERALDYYGLYDDRGRPYGYPAVCEEDLMPEDDQRATRNLFIGNLDHSVSEVELRRAFEKYGIIEEVVIKRPARGQGGAYAFLKFQNLDMAHRAKVAMSGRVIGRNPIKIGYGKANPTTRLWVGGLGPNTSLAALAREFDRFGSIRTIDHVKGDSFAYIQYESLDAAQAACAKMRGFPLGGPDRRLRVDFAKAEETRYPQQYQPSPLPVHYELLTDGYTRHRNLDADLVRDRTPPHLLYSDRDRTFLEGDWTSPSKSSDRRNSLEGYSRSVRSRSGERWGADGDRGLPKPWEERRKRRSLSSDRGRTTHSPYEERSRTKGSGQQSERGSDRTPERSRKENHSSEGTKESSSNSLSNSRHGAEERGHHHHHHEAADSSHGKKARDSERNHRTTEAEPKPLEEPKHETKKLKNLSEYAQTLQLGWNGLLVLKNSCFPTSMHILEGDQGVISSLLKDHTSGSKLTQLKIAQRLRLDQPKLDEVTRRIKQGSPNGYAVLLATQATPSGLGTEGMPTVEPGLQRRLLRNLVSYLKQKQAAGVISLPVGGSKGRDGTGMLYAFPPCDFSQQYLQSALRTLGKLEEEHMVIVIVRDTA, from the coding sequence ATGAAGCGGCAGAGCGAGCGAGACTCTAGCCCGAGCGGGCGCGGCTCGTCATCGTCGGCCAAGCGTCCGCGGGAGCGCGaacgggaggcggaggcgggcgggcggcgggcggcgcaCAAGGCCTCTGGCGGCGCCAAGCACCCGGTTCCAGCGCGGGCCCGCGACAAACCCCGCGGCAGCGGAAGCGGCGGGGTCGGGCATCGCGACGGCCGCGGCACCGGGGACGCGAATCACCGCGCGAGTAGCGGGCGCTCCTCGGGCTCCGGCGCTGGCGGCGGGGGACGCGGCGGCAAGGCCTCGGGGGACCCGGGCGCCTCCGGCATGTCGCCCCGCGCGTCTCCTCTGCCGCCGCCTCCGCCACCGCCTGGGGCCGAGCCCGCGTGTCCCGGCTCATCCGCGGCCGCGCCTGAGTACAAGACGTTGCTCATCAGCAGCTTGAGCCCCGCGCTGCCCGCCGAGCACCTCGAGGACCGGCTCTTCCACCAGTTCAAGCGCTTCGGCGAGATCAGCCTCCGCCTGTCGCACACGCCTGAGCTGGGCCGTGTGGCCTACGTGAATTTCCGGCACCCACAGGACGCACGCGAGGCCCGCCAGCACGCCCTGGCCCGGCAGCTGCTGCTCTACGACCGCCCGCTCAAGGTAGAGCCCGTGTACCTGCGTGGCGGCGGCGGGAGCAGTCGGCGAAGTAGCAGCAGCAGCGCCGCCGCTTCCACGCCTCCCCCAGGGCCGCCCGCGCCCGCCGACCCGCTCGGCTACCTCCCGCTACACGGAGGCTACCAGTATAAGCAGCGCTCGCTGTCCCCCGTCGCTGCCCCGCCCCTGCGGGAGCCCCGTGCCCGTCACGCCGCCGCAGCCTTCGCCCTGGAtgccgctgctgccgccgccgtgGGACTGTCCCGGGAGCGGGCCCTGGACTACTACGGGCTGTACGACGACCGTGGGCGCCCCTATGGCTACCCAGCTGTGTGTGAGGAGGACCTGATGCCCGAGGATGACCAGCGGGCCACGCGCAACCTCTTCATTGGTAACCTGGACCACAGCGTATCTGAGGTGGAGCTGCGAAGGGCCTTCGAGAAATATGGCATCATCGAGGAGGTGGTCATCAAGAGGCCTGCCCGTGGCCAGGGCGGTGCCTATGCCTTCCTCAAGTTCCAGAACCTGGACATGGCCCATAGGGCTAAGGTGGCCATGTCGGGCCGAGTGATTGGTCGCAACCCCATTAAGATAGGCTATGGCAAGGCCAACCCCACCACTCGTCTCTGGGTGGGTGGCCTGGGACCTAACACGTCACTGGCGGCTCTGGCCCGAGAGTTTGACCGCTTTGGGAGCATTCGGACCATTGATCACGTCAAAGGAGATAGCTTTGCCTATATTCAGTACGAGAGCTTGGACGCAGCCCAGGCCGCCTGTGCTAAAATGAGGGGTTTTCCCTTGGGTGGACCAGACCGCAGGCTCCGCGTGGATTTTGCCAAAGCAGAGGAGACTCGGTACCCCCAGCAGTACCAGCCCTCGCCACTCCCTGTGCATTATGAGCTGCTTACAGATGGATACACCCGGCACCGCAACCTGGACGCCGACCTGGTGCGGGACAGGACGCCCCCACACCTTCTGTACTCAGACCGAGACCGGACTTTTTTGGAAGGGGACTGGACCAGCCCCAGTAAAAGCTCTGACCGCCGAAACAGCCTTGAGGGCTACAGTCGCTCAGTGCGCAGCCGGAGTGGTGAGCGTTGGGGGGCAGATGGAGACCGTGGTTTGCCCAAGCCCTGGGAAGAGAGGCGGAAACGGAGAAGCCTTTCCAGTGACCGTGGGAGGACAACCCATTCCCCATATGAGGAACGGAGTAGGACCAAGGGCAGTGGGCAGCAGTCAGAGCGGGGCTCCGACCGCACCCCTGAGCGCAGCCGCAAGGAGAACCACTCCAGTGAAGGGACCAAAGAGTCCAGCAGCAACTCCCTCAGCAACAGCAGACATGGGGCTGAGGAACggggccaccaccaccaccaccacgagGCTGCAGACTCTTCCCACGGGAAGAAGGCAAGAGACAGCGAGCGCAATCACCGGACCACAGAGGCCGAGCCCAAGCCTCTGGAAGAGCCAAAACATGAGACCAAAAAGCTGAAGAATCTTTCAGAGTACGCTCAGACACTACAGCTGGGTTGGAATGGGCTTCTGGTGTTGAAAAACAGCTGCTTCCCCACGTCTATGCACATCCTAGAGGGGGACCAGGGGGTGATCAGCAGTCTCCTCAAAGACCACACTTCTGGGAGCAAGCTGACCCAGCTGAAGATCGCCCAGCGCCTTCGACTGGACCAGCCCAAGCTTGACGAGGTCACACGACGCATCAAGCAGGGGAGCCCCAACGGCTATGCGGTCCTCTTAGCCACCCAGGCAACCCCCAGTGGGCTTGGCACTGAGGGGATGCCCACAGTGGAGCCCGGTCTGCAGAGGCGGCTTCTCAGGAACCTGGTCTCCTACTTGAAACAGAAGCAGGCCGCAGGGGTGATCAGCTTGCCAGTGGGGGGGTCCAAGGGCAGAGACGGCACAGGCATGCTCTACGCCTTCCCACCCTGCGACTTTTCCCAGCAGTACCTCCAGTCAGCACTAAGGACATTGGGCAAGCTAGAAGAAGAACACATGGTGATAGTCATCGTCAGAGACACTGCCTAG